One Algoriphagus sp. Y33 genomic window, GAATTTCAGCAAGAATCCAGCTATTTCATTTTCGAAATCTTCCAGATTTAATGCCTTCTCCAAAATCAATTCATGGTTTAGGAAAAACTGTCCATTCGAACTGTTTTTGATCCAATCGCCTTCACCATATTTTGAGGAGATGTAGTTCAAAAGTTCGGTTCCTACCACACTTGTGCGAAGATTTCCCGCAGGTACATTTTCACTGATCATGTGTGTTGCTACCTCAGCGACAGCATGGTCTGCTGTCAGGAATACCAAATATTGGTCTTTGCCATAGGTTTTGTCCAGATAGTTAAGTAGTCGCTCTATTTCCTGATCCAACCGAAGGTAGGTGTCTTCAATTTCTTTGGACTGGGGGCCAAATCTATGTCCTATGTAATCAGGAGAAGAAAAACTCAATGCTAAGAAATCAATGTCCTCTCCCATGCCCAACTGCTCTCCTTCAAGAGCCGCCAAAGCAAAATCCAACGTTAAGGTATTGCCAAAAGGAGTTGAGGATACCAATCCGAACTCTCCATTGGACTTTCTGAGTTCTTTCAAATCATACGGAAAAGTAGGAGAGTCTTTACCTTTGAAAATCTCCTCAAACTTATTGTCATCAGGCATACTTTCTTTATAGCTATCAATTGGATAAAGTGTATTCCAAGTTTGGGAGAGGAATTTGTCTACAGACTTCTTCTTGTTGAAATCAACAACCCACTCAGGCAATTTATCATAGTAATAAGACGAAGTCATGAAATCACCTGTCTTGCTGTCAAACCAATATGCGTCTCCTAAGTGGCCTGCCGGAAGGCTTGCTCCCCTGTCTTTGATTGCCACTCCCACTACCTTTGATCGTTTCTGTGTTGCAATTCGAAGTTCGTCGGTGACAGTGGTGGTGAGCATGTTTCTAGGGCTGATGAAGCCATTTTCTGCAGAGCCGCCGATGTTTGTCACAGTGGTATCTTCCGCACAATAGATCATTTTATCCAAGCTCTTCTCATACCAGTCATTGCCGATGATTCCGTGAGTAGCCGGAGTGGTGCCTGTGTAGACTGACGCATGTCCTGGCCCTGTATAGGTAGGAATGTAGTTATAATGGCCATTTTTCATCATAAAGCCATCCTTCATCATTCGCTTGAATCCTCCGTCTGAAAACCTGTCTGAGAATCTGTACAAATAGTCTTGTCGCATCTGATCGACGATAATGCCGACGATAAGCTTAGGCTTATCTGCTTGCGACTGGGCATGCACAGAGCCTGAGGCCAAAATAAAAAGCAAAAATACAATCCTGATTTTTCTCATGTGTTGTTTTTTTTTAACGACCAAAGATAAGGATATGCTGCTATCCGAGGATTAAGACTTTGTTAAATGGTCAAAAGAATAGACATTAGATTTCTTGACCTATGTTGAATATATGAAAAAGACAATCTGGACTCTGATATTGGCAATAATCGCTTCCTGCACTTTTGCTCAATCCTATTTTAAAGATGGACTCTCCCCGGAGTGGCACAGCCAAAGACGGGATGAATTGAGAAAACTTATGCCTGCCAATTCCGTTGCCGTGTTTTTTAATAATCCGGTAAAGAACAGAACCAATGATGTAGATTACGTCTATCATCCCAATACGGACTTTTTCTATCTGACGGGATTACGTGAGCCAAATTCTGTTTTGCTGGTTTTCAGTGAAGAGCGGGAAGTAAATGGTGAAATGCTCAATGAGCAGATTTTTGTACAGAATAGGGATCCACGGGCGGAAATGTGGAACGGTAAGCGATTGGGAGTTCAGGGGATGATTAGTGAGTTGGGCTTTGATGAAGCTTTACTCAATTCTGAATTTGGAGCTAGATCAGGTATCAATCTTGAGGACTTTGATAAGATTTTGACTTTTAGTCTTTCGGAAAATATAGAAGAAAGTAGGGCTAACCAGCCGTTGATTGAGATGGTGGAGGAATTTAAGACTGCTATCGCCTATCCTGAGAAACTCAATGAAGTGAGTGCGCAGATATATAATATGATCAAAAACTCAGATTTGGAGACTTCTGATCGAGTAGTTCAAATGCTGAATAGATACGGTAATCAATATCCGGACATGATGGAAGATCCATTGATTAACTCTTATATGAATGCAGAATCACCTGAGAAAAGGATGGTGGTGAAGGGGCAAATCCCTGATCAAAAACTGGATATTGCTTCACTTGGAAGCATGATGGATGTACTTCGGGAAGTAAAGACACCTGAGGAAATCATCCTGCTCAAGAAAGCTGTGAAAATCTCGGCGATAGGTCAGATAGAAGTAATGAAGGCAGCGAAAGCAGGGATGACTGAACGCGAGATCCAGGGAGTGCATGAGTTTATCTACAAACGCTACGGAGCGGAAGAATTAGGCTATCCATCCATCGTGGGCGGAGGTAATAACGGCTGTATTCTGCATTATATCGAAAATGACAAACGTGATCTGACTGATCGACTTTTACTGATGGATCTCGGTGCCGAATGGAGAGGCTATACTGCTGATGTGACACGTACGATTCCTGTCAGTGGCAAATTCAATGAGGAAGAAAGAGCCATTTATGAGCTGGTTTACCAAGCGCAGGAAGCTGGTATAGCACTTTCCGGACCAGGTGTTACTTTTCGGGAAATTGATGCCGCAGGTCGTAAAATCATAGACGAAGGGTTGGCAAAACTTGGAATCATCAAAAAAGGCACGGATCATATGTATTTCCCACATGGTACCAGTCACCATATTGGCCTTGATGTGCATGATAGGGGTACCCGGGATGTGTTGAAAGAAGGTGTTGTTTTCACTATAGAACCGGGAATCTATATTCCGGAGGGGTCTGATTGTGATCCGAAATGGTGGGGAATAGCAGTGCGGATCGAGGATGACATTTTGATCACATCAGATGGAAATATAAACCTATCAGAAGATGCCCCCCGCTCAGTAGCCGCGATAGAAGAGATGATGAAGATCCCGAGTGTGCTCGAGGAATGGGTGCTGCCGGAGATTGATTAGGTTTAAACGAATGTTCTCGCAGAGACGTGGAACATAAGTCTCTCGTAACGGCGCAGTAAAGATTATACCTCCCGCTATGGCGCAAAGGCGCAGATTTTTGTAATTTGGTGTGATGTGAAAATTATTTTCAAATGCATGAAAATGAAATTTCTAAGATAATTGTAGATACAGCTTTTTTAATTTATAAAAGGCTAGGTCCAGGATTACTAGAATCTGTTTATCAAGCTGTGTTCGTATATGAATTAAAATCCAAAGGTCTTGATGTGAAGACTGAGATTGTAATCCCTGTACTATGGAATGATATGAAATTGGATCAAGGATTTCGAGCGGACATCATTGTCAATAACAAGGTTATAATCGAGTTGAAATCTGTAGAAATGCTTCTTCCTGTTCATCCAAAACAACTCAGGACCTATCTTAGATTAACAGGACTAAGGCTTGGAATGCTAATTAACTTCAATGAGGATAAACTTACAGATGGAATAAAAAGGGTTGTGAACGGCTTAACCGATAAGTAAAGTTTAATAGCTCGAAGAGGTTCGAAGATTATATAAAGAGTGACAATCCAAAATAGAATTGCGCCCTTGCGCCTTTGCGGGAATCATTCATTTACAGCAATCAGCTGCGTTCGCCGCGCCGCCGCGAGAAAAACTATTGCGCCTTAGCGGGAGCTTACCCTAATCCTTTTTCTTCAGATCGCCCCGCTTGATAGACCGGATAAACTGCCCCCAGGCAAATGGATCAAGAAGTCTGAGTGTTCTCGGGCCATAGAGATCCTGATTTTGGATA contains:
- the pafA gene encoding alkaline phosphatase PafA, which translates into the protein MRKIRIVFLLFILASGSVHAQSQADKPKLIVGIIVDQMRQDYLYRFSDRFSDGGFKRMMKDGFMMKNGHYNYIPTYTGPGHASVYTGTTPATHGIIGNDWYEKSLDKMIYCAEDTTVTNIGGSAENGFISPRNMLTTTVTDELRIATQKRSKVVGVAIKDRGASLPAGHLGDAYWFDSKTGDFMTSSYYYDKLPEWVVDFNKKKSVDKFLSQTWNTLYPIDSYKESMPDDNKFEEIFKGKDSPTFPYDLKELRKSNGEFGLVSSTPFGNTLTLDFALAALEGEQLGMGEDIDFLALSFSSPDYIGHRFGPQSKEIEDTYLRLDQEIERLLNYLDKTYGKDQYLVFLTADHAVAEVATHMISENVPAGNLRTSVVGTELLNYISSKYGEGDWIKNSSNGQFFLNHELILEKALNLEDFENEIAGFLLKFEGIKEVYTGTAMRTREFTTGNAMRLQMGYNHKASGDILMILEPAWLAGGDRGTSHGTGYTYDTNIPMLFYGWNVPAGESSRHTSITDITPTLSMMLDIKLPNGTNGQPILEITDKK
- a CDS encoding aminopeptidase P family protein encodes the protein MKKTIWTLILAIIASCTFAQSYFKDGLSPEWHSQRRDELRKLMPANSVAVFFNNPVKNRTNDVDYVYHPNTDFFYLTGLREPNSVLLVFSEEREVNGEMLNEQIFVQNRDPRAEMWNGKRLGVQGMISELGFDEALLNSEFGARSGINLEDFDKILTFSLSENIEESRANQPLIEMVEEFKTAIAYPEKLNEVSAQIYNMIKNSDLETSDRVVQMLNRYGNQYPDMMEDPLINSYMNAESPEKRMVVKGQIPDQKLDIASLGSMMDVLREVKTPEEIILLKKAVKISAIGQIEVMKAAKAGMTEREIQGVHEFIYKRYGAEELGYPSIVGGGNNGCILHYIENDKRDLTDRLLLMDLGAEWRGYTADVTRTIPVSGKFNEEERAIYELVYQAQEAGIALSGPGVTFREIDAAGRKIIDEGLAKLGIIKKGTDHMYFPHGTSHHIGLDVHDRGTRDVLKEGVVFTIEPGIYIPEGSDCDPKWWGIAVRIEDDILITSDGNINLSEDAPRSVAAIEEMMKIPSVLEEWVLPEID
- a CDS encoding GxxExxY protein, giving the protein MHENEISKIIVDTAFLIYKRLGPGLLESVYQAVFVYELKSKGLDVKTEIVIPVLWNDMKLDQGFRADIIVNNKVIIELKSVEMLLPVHPKQLRTYLRLTGLRLGMLINFNEDKLTDGIKRVVNGLTDK